The proteins below come from a single Eucalyptus grandis isolate ANBG69807.140 chromosome 3, ASM1654582v1, whole genome shotgun sequence genomic window:
- the LOC104436461 gene encoding IQ domain-containing protein IQM1: MGVSLSLLRSAWHEIVAHWCVKLAHNISSSPKEPKAIASRRGSLKRTNLRVMTNSVASDKTNSKNSIKHKDCKPENVVLERTLSFENFLQGKEANRASGNLTVKDGPKSKPARGLSLPKPVIFFSPRPKCELDAAAVKVQKVYKSYRTRRNLADCAVVVEELWWKAIDFAALKHSSVSFYKDDKPETVVSRWSRARTRVAKVGKGLSKDEKAQKLALQHWLEAIDPRHRYGHNLHLYYDVWFNSESTEPFFYWLDVGRGKDENLKKCPRNVLHKQCIKYLGPNEREAYEVIIENGKLMYKQRSELVNTMEGSKWIFVLSTSRALYVGKKEKGVFQHSSFLAGAAITAAGRLVAHNGILEAIWPYSGHYHPTEENFKEFISFLEEHHVDLSNVKRCAIDDDDPSSTASNEGSKHKTSEDPAEAAPSDALGAVDLVAEPEKPTVKPGLPQENVTNARAKAEPPVFDFARRLSCKWSTGTGPRIGCVRDYPTELQSRALEQVNLSPRVVPGAFGGYGPIPSPRPSPKVRLSPRLTGMGLPSPRTVSASAS, encoded by the exons ATGGGTGTATCACTTTCCTTGCTCAGATCTGCTTGGCACGAAATCGTTGCTCATTGGTGTGTCAAATTGGCCCACAACATCAGTTCATCTCCCAAGGAACCAAAAGCGATTGCCTCGAGGAGAGGTAGCTTGAAGAGAACTAATTTACGAGTCATGACCAATTCAGTTGCCTCGGACAAGACCAATTCTAAGAATTCCATCAAACACAAAGACTGCAAGCCCGAAAACGTGGTGCTCGAACGAACCCTGTCCTTTGAGAATTTCTTACAAGGTAAAGAAGCCAACCGGGCTTCGGGTAACTTAACAGTCAAAGATGGTCCGAAATCTAAACCGGCCAGAGGATTGTCCCTTCCTAAACCTGTGATATTTTTCTCGCCGAGACCCAAATGCGAGCTCGATGCTGCGGCAGTTAAGGTGCAGAAAGTGTACAAGAGTTACAGAACAAGAAGAAACTTGGCAGATTGCGCCGTCGTTGTCGAGGAGCTCTG GTGGAAGGCGATAGACTTTGCAGCCCTGAAGCATAGTTCCGTATCATTCTACAAGGATGATAAGCCTGAAACTGTTGTTTCTCGGTGGTCGAGGGCAAGAACTAGAGTCGCCAAG GTAGgaaaaggtttgtcaaaagaCGAGAAGGCTCAAAAGCTAGCATTACAGCACTGGCTTGAAGCT ATTGACCCACGGCATCGTTATGGCCACAATTTGCATCTCTACTATGACGTGTGGTTCAACAGCGAGAGTACAGAGCCTTTCTTCTACTG GTTGGATGTTGGACGTGGTAAAGATGAGAATCTCAAAAAGTGCCCAAGAAATGTTCTGCATAAGCAATGCATCAAGTATCTCGGACCT AACGAAAGAGAAGCGTATGAGGTGATTATCGAAAATGGAAAACTCATGTATAAGCAACGCAGCGAGCTTGTAAACACCATGGAAGGTTCAAAGTGGATATTTGTACTTAGCACGTCGAGGGCCTTGTATGTGGGTAAAAAGGAGAAAGGCGTGTTTCAGCACTCCAGTTTTCTTGCTGGTGCAGCCATCACTGCAGCCGGAAGATTGGTCGCCCATAATGGGATTCTAGAG GCTATTTGGCCATACAGTGGGCACTACCACCCAACAGAAGAGAACTTCAAGGAGTTCATCAGCTTCTTGGAGGAGCATCATGTAGATCTCAGCAATGTCAAG AGGTGTGCAATCGATGATGATGATCCTTCATCCACAGCCTCCAATGAGGGCTCAAAACATAAAACAAGCGAGGACCCTGCAGAAGCCGCCCCATCGGATGCCCTGGGAGCTGTTGACTTGGTTGCTGAGCCAGAGAAGCCCACCGTCAAACCTGGACTTCCGCAAGAAAATGTCACGAATGCCCGTGCCAAGGCAGAGCCGCCGGTGTTCGACTTTGCCAGGCGCTTGTCGTGCAAGTGGTCGACAGGAACCGGGCCTCGCATCGGCTGCGTGAGGGACTACCCCACGGAGCTCCAGTCACGGGCGCTGGAGCAGGTCAACCTCTCTCCGAGAGTTGTCCCGGGAGCCTTCGGGGGTTACGGTCCGATCCCTTCCCCGCGGCCGAGCCCAAAGGTCAGGTTGTCCCCACGGCTTACTGGCATGGGCCTCCCGAGCCCAAGGACTGTGTCTGCTTCAGCTAGCTAA